Proteins co-encoded in one Bremerella sp. TYQ1 genomic window:
- a CDS encoding DUF1598 domain-containing protein → MKAFVLPRVRFALLTLLSMALATPSLQAGLIGNNFNQRAVGGVSIDASGQLTSAPPEVKRELRQEMMNALEKVPGDLATPVKMRKVSLRGLNNAMKAAFENKAGKLPDAVKYMAGLQRIEYVFVDEANNDVILAGPAEGWTVDQSGNVVGVTTGRPVLLLEDFIVAMRSTEEARRGGITCSIDPTAEGRQNLDNYLASLTRMDASVKAGVERAMGAQVITITGVPKESHFARVLVAADFRMKRIAMHLDPSPVRGLPSYLDMLPSARSVQNAMPRWWLACNYQPLAQSEDGLAWQLRGPGVKAMTEDEIIAEDGTVSQTGKTSAIPQKWADAMTKNYEELSTEDKVFGDLRNCMDMCVIAALLEKEQLLTKANLDLDMIKSSTSPVRLNEYPTPDTVPTFFSAMKKGRQWVITASGGVDINSWEVASHTENVAGMDKLRTEQLAANTNDMWWWN, encoded by the coding sequence ATGAAAGCCTTTGTGCTCCCGCGCGTTCGTTTTGCCCTGCTGACGCTTCTGAGCATGGCCTTGGCGACTCCATCGCTTCAGGCTGGCTTGATCGGCAATAACTTCAACCAAAGAGCTGTGGGTGGTGTGTCGATTGATGCCAGCGGCCAGCTGACATCCGCTCCGCCGGAAGTGAAGCGCGAGCTGCGTCAGGAAATGATGAACGCCCTGGAGAAAGTCCCCGGCGACTTGGCCACTCCGGTCAAGATGCGAAAGGTTTCGCTTCGCGGTTTGAACAACGCGATGAAAGCCGCTTTCGAGAACAAAGCAGGCAAACTGCCTGACGCGGTCAAGTACATGGCCGGTCTGCAGCGTATCGAATACGTCTTCGTCGACGAAGCCAACAACGACGTGATCTTGGCCGGTCCTGCTGAAGGTTGGACTGTCGATCAGTCGGGCAACGTTGTCGGCGTGACGACCGGTCGTCCGGTTCTGTTGCTGGAAGACTTCATTGTTGCCATGCGAAGCACCGAAGAAGCTCGTCGCGGTGGCATCACCTGTTCAATCGATCCAACCGCCGAAGGTCGTCAGAACCTGGACAATTACCTGGCCAGCCTGACTCGTATGGACGCCAGCGTGAAAGCGGGCGTCGAACGTGCGATGGGTGCCCAAGTGATCACCATCACCGGCGTGCCCAAGGAAAGCCACTTCGCTCGCGTGTTGGTTGCCGCTGACTTCCGCATGAAGCGTATCGCCATGCACTTGGACCCAAGCCCAGTTCGCGGCTTGCCAAGCTACTTGGACATGCTTCCTTCGGCTCGTTCCGTTCAGAACGCAATGCCACGTTGGTGGTTGGCTTGCAACTACCAGCCACTGGCTCAAAGCGAAGATGGCCTGGCCTGGCAGTTGCGTGGTCCTGGCGTCAAAGCCATGACCGAAGATGAAATCATCGCCGAAGATGGTACCGTCTCGCAAACCGGCAAGACGAGCGCCATTCCACAAAAGTGGGCCGACGCGATGACGAAGAACTACGAAGAGCTTTCCACAGAAGACAAAGTCTTCGGTGACCTGCGAAACTGCATGGACATGTGCGTGATCGCCGCTCTGCTGGAAAAGGAACAACTGCTCACGAAGGCCAACCTCGACTTGGACATGATCAAGAGCAGCACCAGCCCTGTGCGACTGAACGAGTACCCAACGCCGGACACCGTGCCGACGTTCTTCAGTGCCATGAAGAAGGGTCGCCAATGGGTGATCACTGCCTCGGGTGGCGTCGACATCAACTCGTGGGAAGTTGCCAGCCACACCGAAAACGTCGCTGGAATGGACAAGCTGCGAACCGAACAGCTGGCCGCTAACACCAACGACATGTGGTGGTGGAACTAA